Proteins encoded within one genomic window of Gadus macrocephalus chromosome 18, ASM3116895v1:
- the LOC132446698 gene encoding zinc finger protein 385C-like isoform X1 codes for MKYPKSPGCPDNSLPPRTHEEDEDEEGEDRELVAGRRAKRERRQGNGSATPCQVCNIQLNSWAQAQIHYRGKTHQRRLRRLSKAANTGGLTRGQPHPLLASLALPGRTLPTQTPPQLSLKHFLPLRVNGSTGPLHLFPNFSTMDPVQKAVINHTFGVAPPKKKSIISCNICHLRFNSMNQAEAHYKGHKHARKLKALVGQRGPQRSRQRAGPTPLAPGRDRQKERGRAEGVAVLRDTQRTDETSLIVATMSPDSPRQQTEPTQANVLPLILVSPSADTTPTSPGLPPQVPNQTCSPPPDTLMSKALVVYTGALLPGPLLPAPPLLPLQTSDPTPPAQGSSPLGRQEEPQEKEVKDEGETMVEEEGKGSKRSRNKLQLHCPLCKVTVNSNSQLEAHCLGSRHKQMLDGQSGGGTQLQRRVKVTSSARPASRPKSWAGFKTRAGPVPTGQPFHCELCQLSVNSESQLKQHMSSRRHKERVSGKPSKPKFTPYAKVQPSTLLATKLALQKHLSKALPPGFLHNPFNPAALCTLASGPLALRGPHGPTAFFQGPLISPTLFRPAPGPLRATHTPIIFSPY; via the exons ATGAAGTATCCCAAGAGCCCTGGTTGTCCGGACAACAGCCTTCCTCCCCGGACTCacgaggaagacgaggacgaggaaggagaggacagagagctGGTCGCCGGGCGGCGGGCTAAGCGAGAGCGTCGCCAGGGCAACGGCAGTGCCACACCCTGCCAGGTGTGCAACATCCAACTGAACTCCTGGGCCCAGGCGCAGATCCACTACCGCGGGAAGACCCACCAGAGGAGGCTCCGCCGCCTCAGCAAGGCCGCCAACACAG ggggaCTTACCAGAGGACAGCCCCACCCTCTGCTGGCCTCGCTGGCTCTCCCCGGACGGACCCTCCCGACCCAGACCCCCCCGCAGCTCAGCCTCAAGCACTTCCTGCCCCTCAGGGTGAACGGCTCCACcggccccctccacctcttccccAACTTCAGCACG ATGGACCCAGTGCAGAAGGCTGTGATCAACCACACCTTCGGCGTGGCTCCACCCAAAAAGAAGAGCATCATCTCCTGTAACATCTGCCACCTCCGCTTCAACTCCATG AACCAGGCAGAGGCCCACTACAAGggccacaaacacgcacgcaagctGAAGGCCCTGGTGGGGCAGCGGGGCCCCCAGCGCAGCAGACAGAGGGCTGGACCCACCCCCCTGGCCCCCGGGAGAGAccggcagaaagagagagggagggctgaaGGGGTGGCCGtgctgagagacacacagcggACCGATGAAACCA GTCTCATCGTTGCCACAATGTCTCCGGATTCCCCACGGCAACAAACGGAACCAACCCAGGCCAACGTGCTGCCGCTCATCCTGGTCTCCCCGAGCGCCGACACCACACCCACCTCACCGGGGCTGCCCCCACAAGTTCCCAACCAGACATGTTCTCCGCCCCCTGACACACTGATGTCAAAGGCACTGGTGGTCTACACCGGCGCCCTCCTCCccggccccctcctccccgccccccccctcctgccccttCAGACCTCAGACCCCACCCCACCTGCCCAGGGCAGCTCCCCGCTGGGCAGGCAGGAGGAGccgcaggagaaggaggtgaaggatgagggggagacgatggtggaggaggaggggaagggaagcAAGAGGAGCAGGAACAAGTTGCAGCTCCACTGTCCGTTGTGCAAAGTGACGGTGAACTCCAACTCCCAGCTCGAGGCGCACTGCCTAG GCTCTAGGCACAAACAGATGCTGGACGGTCAGAGCGGTGGCGGCACCCAATTGCAACGCAGGGTCAAGGTGACATCATCGGCTCGCCCGGCCAGCCGTCCAAAGTCTTGGGCAGGCTTTAAGACCAGAGCTGGCCCGGTTCCAACCGGTCAGCCCTTCCACTGTGAACTGTGCCAGCTGTCCGTCAACTCTGAGTCACAACTTAAACAG CACATGAGCAGTCGGAGACACAAGGAGCGTGTGAGTGGGAAGCCGTCCAAGCCCAAGTTCACACCGTACGCTAAGGTCCAGCCAAGCACGCTGCTGGCG ACTAAACTGGCCCTGCAGAAACATCTGTCCAAGGCCCTGCCTCCGGGCTTCCTGCACAACCCCTTTAACCCCGCCGCTCTCTGCACGCTAGCCTCGGGGCCGCTGGCCCTGAGGGGCCCACACGGCCCCACAGCCTTCTTCCAGGGGCCTCTGATCAGCCCCACACTCTTCAGGCCTGCCCCCGGACCCCTGCgagccacgcacacacccataaTCTTCTCTCCATACTAG
- the LOC132446698 gene encoding zinc finger protein 385C-like isoform X2 produces the protein MLTGGLTRGQPHPLLASLALPGRTLPTQTPPQLSLKHFLPLRVNGSTGPLHLFPNFSTMDPVQKAVINHTFGVAPPKKKSIISCNICHLRFNSMNQAEAHYKGHKHARKLKALVGQRGPQRSRQRAGPTPLAPGRDRQKERGRAEGVAVLRDTQRTDETSLIVATMSPDSPRQQTEPTQANVLPLILVSPSADTTPTSPGLPPQVPNQTCSPPPDTLMSKALVVYTGALLPGPLLPAPPLLPLQTSDPTPPAQGSSPLGRQEEPQEKEVKDEGETMVEEEGKGSKRSRNKLQLHCPLCKVTVNSNSQLEAHCLGSRHKQMLDGQSGGGTQLQRRVKVTSSARPASRPKSWAGFKTRAGPVPTGQPFHCELCQLSVNSESQLKQHMSSRRHKERVSGKPSKPKFTPYAKVQPSTLLATKLALQKHLSKALPPGFLHNPFNPAALCTLASGPLALRGPHGPTAFFQGPLISPTLFRPAPGPLRATHTPIIFSPY, from the exons ATGCTAACAG ggggaCTTACCAGAGGACAGCCCCACCCTCTGCTGGCCTCGCTGGCTCTCCCCGGACGGACCCTCCCGACCCAGACCCCCCCGCAGCTCAGCCTCAAGCACTTCCTGCCCCTCAGGGTGAACGGCTCCACcggccccctccacctcttccccAACTTCAGCACG ATGGACCCAGTGCAGAAGGCTGTGATCAACCACACCTTCGGCGTGGCTCCACCCAAAAAGAAGAGCATCATCTCCTGTAACATCTGCCACCTCCGCTTCAACTCCATG AACCAGGCAGAGGCCCACTACAAGggccacaaacacgcacgcaagctGAAGGCCCTGGTGGGGCAGCGGGGCCCCCAGCGCAGCAGACAGAGGGCTGGACCCACCCCCCTGGCCCCCGGGAGAGAccggcagaaagagagagggagggctgaaGGGGTGGCCGtgctgagagacacacagcggACCGATGAAACCA GTCTCATCGTTGCCACAATGTCTCCGGATTCCCCACGGCAACAAACGGAACCAACCCAGGCCAACGTGCTGCCGCTCATCCTGGTCTCCCCGAGCGCCGACACCACACCCACCTCACCGGGGCTGCCCCCACAAGTTCCCAACCAGACATGTTCTCCGCCCCCTGACACACTGATGTCAAAGGCACTGGTGGTCTACACCGGCGCCCTCCTCCccggccccctcctccccgccccccccctcctgccccttCAGACCTCAGACCCCACCCCACCTGCCCAGGGCAGCTCCCCGCTGGGCAGGCAGGAGGAGccgcaggagaaggaggtgaaggatgagggggagacgatggtggaggaggaggggaagggaagcAAGAGGAGCAGGAACAAGTTGCAGCTCCACTGTCCGTTGTGCAAAGTGACGGTGAACTCCAACTCCCAGCTCGAGGCGCACTGCCTAG GCTCTAGGCACAAACAGATGCTGGACGGTCAGAGCGGTGGCGGCACCCAATTGCAACGCAGGGTCAAGGTGACATCATCGGCTCGCCCGGCCAGCCGTCCAAAGTCTTGGGCAGGCTTTAAGACCAGAGCTGGCCCGGTTCCAACCGGTCAGCCCTTCCACTGTGAACTGTGCCAGCTGTCCGTCAACTCTGAGTCACAACTTAAACAG CACATGAGCAGTCGGAGACACAAGGAGCGTGTGAGTGGGAAGCCGTCCAAGCCCAAGTTCACACCGTACGCTAAGGTCCAGCCAAGCACGCTGCTGGCG ACTAAACTGGCCCTGCAGAAACATCTGTCCAAGGCCCTGCCTCCGGGCTTCCTGCACAACCCCTTTAACCCCGCCGCTCTCTGCACGCTAGCCTCGGGGCCGCTGGCCCTGAGGGGCCCACACGGCCCCACAGCCTTCTTCCAGGGGCCTCTGATCAGCCCCACACTCTTCAGGCCTGCCCCCGGACCCCTGCgagccacgcacacacccataaTCTTCTCTCCATACTAG